Proteins found in one Homalodisca vitripennis isolate AUS2020 chromosome 4, UT_GWSS_2.1, whole genome shotgun sequence genomic segment:
- the LOC124361449 gene encoding calphotin-like, which translates to MVSRAVFVLAIAAFVQAAHCACPCSSVPVPLPFPIPTPAPIPIPAPVPTPVIPIGYEEGCCPGKVVEEKIVVNKPATETYVYQEPVFSKKCYQKPGAVDRKVVPKIVNSPPSCQTQETTIVVPTTDTEVNEQALCKKTCTTSEYTIQIPIVETTCTNYPLCKKNTRSQDNILTTVAKKVSCEKKTCTNNQVTETPTYETVCQKFQGAVNKIGTKTVIKPEVIKKCVQLPPYRCIKPIDASAAPSPLPLFAPGSYQAAEAAAAADAAAAAEAAVAAEAAAAASYDAAAAAAASSSVYPGVFYPSAVAAELEAAAELEASADASAAAAAAASAAAAASAAAAASTSYYPNPIYPPVFYPPPPVPCGWKA; encoded by the exons ATGGTGTCCAGAGCAGTGTTTGTGCTTGCGATCGCCGCATTCGTCCAG GCAGCCCACTGTGCTTGCCCCTGCTCCTCAGTTCCTGTTCCATTACCTTTTCCCATTCCCACTCCTGCCCCTATTCCGATTCCCGCACCAGTACCAACACCCGTGATCCCGATCGGCTACGAGGAGGGTTGCTGTCCAGGCAAGGTCGTGGAAGAGAAGATCGTGGTAAACAAGCCAGCCACCGAAACTTACGTCTACCAGGAACCTGTTTTCTCCAAGAAGTGCTACCAGAAACCCGGTGCAGTAGACAGGAAAGTTGTCCCGAAGATTGTGAACTCTCCACCTTCCTGCCAGACCCAAGAGACCACAATCGTAGTGCCCACCACCGATACCGAGGTCAATGAGCAAGCCCTCTGCAAGAAGACGTGCACGACCAGTGAGTACACCATCCAGATCCCCATCGTAGAAACCACATGCACGAACTACCCACTGTGCAAGAAGAACACCCGGTCCCAAGACAACATTCTGACGACAGTAGCAAAGAAAGTTTCTTGCGAAAAGAAGACCTGCACCAACAACCAAGTGACCGAGACGCCTACTTATGAAACTGTCTGCCAGAAGTTCCAAGGAGCTGTCAACAAGATCGGAACCAAGACCGTGATCAAACCCGAAGTTATCAAGAAGTGTGTCCAACTCCCACCCTACAGATGCATCAAACCTATCGACGCTTCTGCCGCTCCTTCCCCACTTCCCCTCTTTGCACCTGGAAGCTACCAAGCTGCTGAAGCTGCCGCCGCTGCCGACGCCGCTGCCGCTGCTGAAGCTGCTGTCGCCGCCGAAGCCGCCGCCGCCGCCTCTTACGATGCGGCTGCAGCAGCTGCTGCCAGTAGCTCTGTCTATCCCGGAGTCTTTTACCCATCTGCTGTTGCTGCAGAACTCGAAGCTGCCGCTGAATTAGAAGCTTCTGCTGATGCTTCTGCTGCCGCCGCCGCCGCTGCCTCAGCTGCTGCTGCTGCTTCAGCTGCTGCCGCCGCTTCAACTTCTTACTATCCCAACCCCATCTATCCACCTGTATTCTACCCTCCCCCACCTGTACCATGTGGTTGGAAGGCGTAG